In Actinoplanes derwentensis, the following proteins share a genomic window:
- a CDS encoding GNAT family N-acetyltransferase — translation MIIDVRAGKEGDLPALLEIYNHHIRTGYATFDEVEVSLDDRRAWWATYAPVGSHRLIVAAEDGRVVGYATSSPYRAHPAFQRTVETSVYLAPDAMGQGIGGRLYDMLLAELGDTEAHHVVAAVALPNDASVALHLSRQFTVVGTFTGYAIKRGRRISSTWFERPVRM, via the coding sequence GTGATCATCGATGTGCGCGCCGGGAAAGAAGGCGATCTACCGGCCTTGCTGGAGATCTACAACCATCACATCCGAACCGGCTACGCCACCTTCGATGAAGTTGAGGTGAGCCTCGACGACCGGCGGGCCTGGTGGGCGACGTATGCGCCGGTCGGCTCGCATCGGCTCATCGTGGCTGCCGAAGACGGACGGGTAGTCGGGTATGCCACGAGCAGCCCGTACAGGGCGCATCCTGCGTTCCAGCGCACCGTGGAAACCAGCGTCTACCTCGCTCCCGATGCGATGGGCCAAGGGATCGGCGGCCGGCTTTACGACATGCTGCTGGCCGAGCTGGGCGACACTGAGGCTCACCATGTCGTGGCTGCTGTGGCGCTGCCCAATGACGCGTCCGTGGCACTGCATCTCTCGCGGCAGTTCACTGTTGTAGGCACCTTCACCGGCTATGCGATCAAGCGCGGTAGGCGCATCAGTTCCACCTGGTTTGAGCGCCCGGTGCGCATGTAG
- a CDS encoding serine hydrolase domain-containing protein — protein MTEVYGTVAPGFEAVRAEFTGPIAAESAQLAIYRHGELVVDLWTGEDTLTSVFSVSKGAAFLIAALLVQEGTLDLDAQCRSLPFPLTVRELLGHRSGLIGVEGLTIEQAADDQALARWLSGRKPFWEPGTATGYHALTIGALVDAELRAVTGRSVRQWFDERLREPYNLDLFLGLPQDQEARFRPVLPSTGPAFAAEPGSAAAATLGSFSLLDFGNSPTVRAGGQASAGGVGSARGVARMYAAAIGPVDGRPALLRPETIREFAAPYSLGVDLVIGEADHYALGFENPVTKFPWAGRHTLGHSGAAGSTGWGDYESGLAYGYVRRRFDGPDTTALAEAVNRSSQSGTTTGIS, from the coding sequence ATGACTGAGGTGTACGGGACGGTAGCGCCCGGATTCGAGGCTGTCCGTGCGGAGTTCACCGGGCCGATCGCGGCCGAGTCCGCGCAACTCGCGATCTACCGGCACGGCGAACTCGTGGTCGACCTGTGGACCGGGGAGGACACGCTGACCAGTGTCTTCTCGGTGTCGAAGGGCGCGGCTTTCCTGATCGCGGCACTGCTCGTGCAGGAGGGCACGCTCGATCTGGACGCACAGTGCCGCAGCCTGCCGTTCCCACTGACCGTGCGGGAGTTGCTCGGGCACCGATCGGGACTGATCGGGGTGGAGGGGCTGACCATCGAACAGGCAGCCGACGATCAGGCGCTCGCGCGCTGGCTGTCCGGGCGCAAGCCGTTCTGGGAGCCGGGCACCGCCACCGGCTATCACGCGCTGACCATCGGGGCGCTGGTGGACGCGGAGTTGCGCGCGGTCACCGGGCGGTCGGTGCGGCAGTGGTTCGACGAGCGCCTTCGGGAACCGTACAACCTCGATCTGTTCCTGGGTCTTCCGCAGGATCAGGAGGCCCGGTTCCGGCCGGTGCTGCCGTCGACCGGCCCTGCGTTCGCCGCGGAACCGGGTTCGGCGGCCGCGGCCACGCTCGGTTCGTTCAGTCTGCTCGACTTCGGCAACTCACCGACGGTCCGGGCCGGTGGCCAGGCCTCCGCGGGCGGGGTCGGCAGCGCCCGCGGAGTGGCCCGGATGTACGCGGCGGCGATCGGCCCAGTCGACGGCCGGCCAGCGCTGCTGCGCCCGGAGACGATCCGGGAGTTCGCCGCCCCGTACTCGCTCGGGGTCGACCTGGTCATCGGGGAGGCCGACCATTACGCGCTCGGTTTCGAGAATCCCGTCACCAAGTTCCCGTGGGCGGGCCGCCACACGCTCGGGCACAGCGGCGCCGCCGGTTCGACCGGTTGGGGCGACTACGAGAGCGGTCTCGCGTACGGCTACGTCCGCCGCCGTTTCGACGGCCCGGACACCACCGCCCTGGCCGAGGCGGTGAACAGGTCCTCCCAGAGCGGCACGACCACCGGCATCTCGTAG
- a CDS encoding GGDEF domain-containing protein, which translates to MRILASAAADMSGAPPDDAQLRDGPEIARLRARIRQLEQERASLQWMAGHDELTGLANRRLFHTVAPERLRRDDCSSAVVILDLNGFKPINDTYGHDAGDEVLRVVARRMADCLGNHLVARLGGDEFAALPRAPHPDVPPTWWHEVATSLSAAIAPPMLVREHTLSVTASIGVVPAGRSSDLPDLMRRADQAMFSAKRHANSTDKAGITWVVATEKGDHTETYGPEPVAGCRPGDPVWVHRSGARRAGAVESAGEWAALVRYRCPNCAGTMVDTIPTSGLTIRAEADPYLD; encoded by the coding sequence ATGCGGATCCTCGCTTCTGCAGCCGCCGACATGAGCGGCGCGCCGCCGGATGATGCTCAGCTGCGGGACGGGCCCGAGATCGCCCGCCTCCGGGCTCGCATCCGACAGCTGGAGCAGGAGCGCGCGTCACTCCAATGGATGGCCGGCCACGACGAGCTCACCGGACTCGCCAACCGTCGCCTCTTCCACACCGTCGCCCCGGAACGGCTGCGTCGCGACGATTGCTCGTCGGCCGTGGTGATCCTCGACCTCAACGGATTCAAGCCGATCAACGACACGTACGGGCACGACGCCGGTGACGAGGTCCTCCGCGTGGTCGCCCGGCGCATGGCCGACTGCCTCGGCAACCATCTGGTGGCCCGGCTCGGCGGTGACGAGTTCGCCGCCCTGCCCCGCGCCCCGCACCCCGACGTCCCACCGACGTGGTGGCACGAGGTGGCCACCTCGCTGAGCGCCGCGATCGCACCCCCGATGCTCGTGCGGGAACACACCCTGTCCGTCACCGCCTCGATCGGCGTTGTCCCGGCCGGGCGCTCGTCCGACCTTCCCGACCTGATGCGCCGTGCGGACCAGGCGATGTTCAGCGCGAAACGACACGCGAACTCGACCGACAAGGCCGGCATCACCTGGGTTGTGGCCACCGAGAAAGGCGACCACACCGAGACGTACGGGCCCGAACCCGTGGCGGGGTGCCGGCCAGGCGACCCAGTGTGGGTGCACCGCAGCGGCGCCCGCCGGGCCGGAGCGGTCGAGAGCGCCGGCGAATGGGCGGCTCTGGTCCGTTACCGATGCCCGAACTGCGCCGGCACGATGGTCGACACCATCCCCACGAGCGGCCTCACGATCCGCGCCGAGGCCGACCCGTACCTGGACTGA
- a CDS encoding cysteine hydrolase family protein — MTRSALLVMDVQLAVTARYPDPDYLPRLATAVDAARTAGLPVIYVVVGFRPGAPEVDPRNRMFGAIAGRDTPAQAAEVHPAVAPRPDEAIVVKRRVSGFAGSDLDMLLRASGIDHLVLTGIATSGVVLSTLRQAADLDYELTVLSDGCLDNDPEVHDVLTGKVFPMQADVTTVDKWIGDTLTNHD, encoded by the coding sequence ATGACCCGCTCCGCCCTGCTCGTGATGGACGTCCAGCTCGCCGTCACGGCCCGCTACCCCGACCCGGACTACCTGCCCCGGCTGGCCACCGCCGTCGACGCGGCCCGCACCGCCGGACTGCCGGTGATCTACGTGGTGGTCGGTTTCCGGCCGGGCGCGCCCGAGGTCGATCCGCGTAACCGGATGTTCGGGGCGATCGCCGGACGGGACACCCCGGCCCAGGCCGCCGAGGTGCATCCGGCGGTGGCCCCGCGGCCCGATGAGGCGATCGTGGTGAAACGGCGGGTGTCCGGGTTCGCCGGCAGTGACCTGGACATGCTGCTGCGCGCGTCCGGTATCGATCATCTGGTGCTGACCGGCATCGCCACCAGCGGGGTGGTGCTGTCGACGCTGCGCCAGGCCGCCGACCTGGACTACGAACTGACCGTGCTGTCCGACGGCTGCCTGGACAACGATCCCGAGGTGCACGACGTGCTGACCGGCAAGGTCTTCCCGATGCAGGCCGACGTGACCACAGTCGACAAGTGGATCGGTGACACACTCACCAACCATGACTGA
- a CDS encoding helix-turn-helix domain-containing protein, producing MRDLAVRLAALDADASAAVQVIAYFDGLVEAGAGLQSIVRGAAVLAGCPARLDDTSRRVHIRMLPDGVATPPATPASSTQAPSTPAPAAADWPHLDLGTAVLWLERTGDPGPVDAMVLERAAGAARTVLDRTRGRAPAPDDPAMTELLVDPDAAPESRLRAARRLGLEGSAYALVRPTGEVTLLAASTNPPPGRAGIGPTVPILELPASHLAARIAVRFTAAGTDDDPGEPLVRHDELGSLAVLASVPDPGEVPDVRTLNQAATTAPWLPATLHAVTTTNSLRAAATHLRLHHSTLQDRVTQAEHLLGWTLHTPHGLLRARLALTLRHLNHTHRQP from the coding sequence ATGAGGGACTTGGCCGTACGGTTGGCCGCGCTCGACGCCGACGCCAGCGCCGCCGTGCAGGTCATCGCCTATTTCGACGGTCTCGTCGAAGCGGGCGCCGGCTTGCAGAGCATCGTCCGCGGCGCGGCGGTCCTGGCCGGCTGCCCCGCCCGTCTCGACGACACCTCCCGGCGCGTCCACATCCGGATGCTGCCGGACGGCGTCGCCACTCCGCCGGCCACCCCGGCATCGTCCACGCAGGCACCATCCACGCCGGCTCCGGCCGCCGCGGATTGGCCACACCTCGATCTTGGTACCGCTGTGCTCTGGCTGGAACGCACCGGCGACCCCGGGCCCGTCGACGCCATGGTCCTCGAACGGGCCGCCGGAGCCGCCCGGACCGTGCTCGACCGAACTCGCGGCCGGGCCCCCGCCCCCGACGACCCGGCCATGACCGAACTCCTGGTCGACCCGGATGCCGCCCCCGAGTCCCGGCTGCGGGCCGCCCGTCGGCTGGGGCTGGAGGGTTCCGCGTACGCGCTGGTCAGACCCACCGGGGAGGTCACCTTGCTGGCCGCGTCCACGAACCCGCCACCCGGCCGGGCCGGCATCGGCCCCACCGTCCCGATCCTGGAACTGCCCGCCTCTCATCTGGCGGCCCGCATCGCGGTCCGGTTCACCGCCGCCGGCACCGACGACGACCCCGGAGAGCCGCTGGTACGACATGACGAGCTGGGTTCCCTAGCGGTGCTGGCGTCAGTGCCCGATCCCGGCGAGGTGCCCGACGTGCGCACCCTGAACCAGGCCGCAACCACCGCCCCATGGCTGCCGGCCACCTTGCACGCCGTCACCACCACGAACAGCTTGCGCGCCGCCGCCACCCACCTGCGCCTGCACCACTCCACTTTGCAGGACCGAGTCACCCAGGCCGAGCACCTACTCGGCTGGACCCTGCACACCCCGCACGGCCTGCTCCGGGCCCGCCTCGCCCTGACCTTGCGCCACCTGAACCACACCCACCGCCAGCCCTGA
- a CDS encoding helix-turn-helix domain-containing protein, with amino-acid sequence MRRALGRRLTRLRMASGMSRRDVVDARLGISEPTLHRIETGKVPVTGANVRALCWLYGADQSITDALADLALGTSQQEWWDASPVIPEWFKLYVGLEASASRMFGYDGEIVPGELQTVEYARAVFGAEQPVDTQLAERHINLRMQRQKTLFTRTPPVRLVTVLGEGAVTRPVGGDQVMKDQIEHLRRLSGEDAIDIRVLPFSVGAHAAMAGAFRILEFDDPDDPDVVYLESHVGALYLEEQVEVDEYRRIFTLISRDSVPVGDFRPT; translated from the coding sequence GTGCGACGAGCGTTGGGGCGGCGGTTGACCCGGCTGCGCATGGCGTCCGGCATGAGCCGGCGCGACGTGGTGGACGCGCGCCTGGGCATCTCGGAGCCGACACTGCACCGCATAGAGACGGGCAAGGTTCCGGTCACCGGGGCCAACGTCCGCGCGCTGTGCTGGCTCTACGGCGCCGACCAGAGCATCACCGACGCGCTGGCCGACCTCGCGCTGGGCACGTCGCAGCAAGAGTGGTGGGACGCCAGCCCGGTAATCCCCGAGTGGTTCAAGCTGTACGTCGGGCTCGAGGCGTCGGCGTCGCGAATGTTCGGGTACGACGGCGAGATCGTCCCGGGCGAGCTGCAGACCGTGGAATACGCGCGGGCGGTCTTCGGCGCCGAACAGCCGGTTGACACGCAACTCGCCGAGCGCCATATCAATCTGCGCATGCAGCGGCAGAAGACGCTCTTCACCCGCACCCCGCCGGTCCGCCTCGTGACAGTGCTCGGCGAGGGTGCGGTGACCCGGCCGGTCGGCGGCGACCAGGTGATGAAGGATCAGATCGAACATCTGCGGCGGCTGTCCGGAGAGGACGCCATCGACATCCGGGTGCTGCCATTCTCGGTCGGGGCGCACGCGGCGATGGCCGGCGCCTTCCGGATACTCGAGTTCGACGACCCGGACGATCCGGACGTGGTCTACCTCGAGTCCCACGTCGGGGCGCTCTACCTGGAGGAACAGGTAGAGGTGGACGAGTACCGGCGGATCTTCACCCTGATCAGCAGGGATTCCGTACCCGTCGGCGACTTCCGGCCGACCTGA
- a CDS encoding helix-turn-helix domain-containing protein, whose amino-acid sequence MSVRDEIRDFLLSRRARISPEEAGLPRHGERRVAGLRREEVAQLAGVSVEYYTRLERGNARGYSDDVLAAVARALHLDDAEREHLFDLVHAANARSRPAPDRPLRPGVRRLLDAMTGTPAYVWNSRLDILAANTLARALFAPLFDSPFQPVNQARFLFRDESAPGFFPEWELMTHDAVAVLRTATGRNPEDERLSALVSELLAAGGAFRSLWAAYDVRHRRTGRKHFQHPVAGPLTVDFESMALVGHPGLRLSAGTAEPGSASEQALQFLANWSTTPIEEGHR is encoded by the coding sequence GTGAGCGTCAGAGACGAGATCCGCGACTTCCTGCTGTCACGGCGGGCCCGGATCTCCCCCGAGGAGGCCGGGCTGCCCCGGCACGGCGAGCGCCGGGTCGCCGGGCTGCGCCGTGAGGAGGTCGCCCAGCTCGCCGGAGTCAGCGTCGAGTACTACACGCGGCTGGAACGCGGCAACGCCCGCGGCTACTCCGACGACGTCCTGGCCGCGGTGGCCCGGGCGCTACACCTCGACGACGCCGAGCGGGAGCACCTGTTCGACCTGGTGCACGCCGCGAACGCGCGATCCCGCCCGGCGCCGGACCGGCCGCTGCGGCCAGGCGTACGCCGGTTGCTGGACGCGATGACCGGCACCCCGGCCTACGTGTGGAACAGCCGCCTCGACATCCTGGCCGCCAACACCCTCGCCCGGGCCCTGTTCGCGCCCCTGTTCGACAGCCCGTTCCAGCCGGTCAACCAGGCCCGGTTCCTGTTCCGCGACGAGTCCGCGCCGGGCTTCTTCCCGGAGTGGGAACTGATGACGCACGACGCGGTCGCGGTGCTGCGCACGGCCACCGGCCGCAACCCCGAAGACGAAAGACTGTCGGCGCTGGTCAGCGAGTTGCTCGCGGCCGGCGGCGCCTTCCGGTCGCTGTGGGCGGCGTACGACGTACGGCACCGCCGCACCGGCCGCAAACACTTCCAGCATCCGGTGGCCGGCCCACTGACCGTGGACTTCGAGTCGATGGCGCTGGTCGGCCACCCCGGACTACGACTCTCGGCCGGCACCGCCGAACCGGGCTCCGCCTCCGAACAAGCACTCCAGTTCCTGGCGAACTGGAGCACCACCCCGATCGAAGAAGGACACCGATGA
- a CDS encoding response regulator transcription factor produces the protein MRILLVEDDRRVGAVMTSMLQRRGYAVEHAATATAALEAAPADLVLLDLNLPDGDGLDVCRTLRARDENLGIIAVTARGEERDRVTGLRTGADDYVVKPFSMAELQARIEALLRRTSRQSPAAPSIVQVGPIRIDSGARTVEVGCKPANLTRKEFDILASLARHPGVALTRERIMLDVWQTTWSGKHTLEVHVASLRTKLGDADLVQTVRGVGYRLRAT, from the coding sequence ATGCGGATTCTGCTCGTGGAGGACGACCGCCGGGTCGGTGCGGTGATGACCTCGATGTTGCAGCGCCGGGGCTACGCGGTCGAGCACGCCGCGACAGCCACCGCCGCGCTCGAGGCCGCACCGGCCGATCTGGTTCTGCTCGATCTCAACCTGCCCGACGGCGACGGCCTGGACGTCTGCCGCACGCTGCGGGCCCGCGACGAGAACCTCGGCATCATCGCGGTCACCGCCCGCGGCGAGGAGCGGGACCGGGTGACCGGGCTGCGGACCGGCGCCGACGACTATGTGGTCAAACCGTTCTCGATGGCCGAGTTGCAGGCCCGGATCGAGGCCCTGCTGCGCCGGACCTCTCGGCAGAGCCCGGCCGCCCCGTCGATCGTCCAGGTCGGCCCGATCCGCATCGACTCCGGCGCGCGCACCGTCGAGGTCGGCTGCAAACCGGCCAACCTGACCCGTAAGGAGTTCGACATCCTGGCCTCGCTGGCCCGCCATCCCGGTGTCGCCCTCACCCGCGAGCGCATCATGCTGGACGTCTGGCAGACCACCTGGTCCGGCAAACACACCCTGGAGGTCCATGTGGCCTCGTTGCGGACCAAACTCGGTGACGCCGACCTGGTGCAGACTGTCCGGGGCGTCGGCTACCGTTTGCGAGCAACATAG
- a CDS encoding NADP-dependent oxidoreductase — translation MLGVVAAALGGPEVLQVTELPDPEAGPGQVVVRVRAVCVHPADVASTTGEIPRGPVPTPFLPGWDIAGEVASVGPGVAEFGVGDRVVGMIPWYATRGAPGGYAQFVAADADWLVRLPAELDFVPASTVPLNAQTAHQGLLLVSLAMLPSGSSILVTGASGGVGGFAAQLAVQAGYRVLAQASDNDEQWVHGLGVHEVVSRTADLPAVGPVSAVFDAVPVGEAAAAAVQDRGIVVATRPTPPLVPARGVRQELQLIRHDRELLADLVGQVAAGRLRTRVAATMPLPQAAEAHRRVLTGGLQGKLVLTVD, via the coding sequence ATGCTGGGAGTCGTAGCGGCCGCGCTGGGCGGGCCTGAGGTGTTGCAGGTGACCGAGTTACCCGATCCTGAGGCGGGGCCCGGTCAGGTGGTGGTCCGGGTTCGCGCGGTCTGCGTGCATCCGGCTGACGTCGCCTCCACCACCGGCGAGATCCCCCGCGGGCCGGTTCCGACGCCGTTCCTGCCCGGGTGGGACATCGCCGGCGAGGTGGCCTCGGTCGGGCCCGGTGTTGCCGAGTTCGGAGTGGGTGACAGGGTCGTCGGGATGATTCCGTGGTATGCGACCCGGGGCGCACCGGGCGGCTACGCCCAGTTCGTGGCGGCCGACGCCGACTGGCTCGTGCGGTTGCCGGCCGAGCTCGACTTCGTGCCCGCGTCCACGGTGCCGCTCAACGCCCAGACCGCCCACCAGGGGCTGTTGCTGGTGTCGCTGGCCATGCTGCCGTCCGGCAGCAGCATTCTCGTCACGGGTGCGAGCGGCGGTGTCGGTGGCTTCGCCGCCCAGCTTGCTGTCCAGGCCGGCTACCGCGTCCTGGCTCAGGCGAGCGACAACGACGAGCAATGGGTGCACGGCCTCGGCGTTCACGAGGTCGTTTCCCGTACGGCTGATCTGCCCGCGGTCGGGCCGGTGTCCGCGGTGTTCGACGCGGTCCCCGTCGGCGAGGCGGCGGCCGCTGCCGTCCAAGACAGGGGGATCGTGGTCGCCACCCGGCCCACGCCGCCCCTGGTGCCGGCCCGGGGTGTGCGTCAAGAGTTGCAACTGATCCGGCACGACCGCGAGCTGTTGGCCGACCTGGTGGGCCAGGTGGCGGCGGGCCGACTGCGCACGCGCGTGGCCGCCACGATGCCGTTGCCTCAGGCCGCGGAGGCCCACCGCCGGGTGCTGACCGGCGGCCTGCAGGGCAAGCTCGTGCTCACGGTGGACTGA
- a CDS encoding DUF397 domain-containing protein: MSSETSWIISSRSTGNGGSCVEARRQGGLIEVRNSNAREAGTVVFTTEEWDSFLFGAKRGEFDRLLSD; the protein is encoded by the coding sequence ATGAGTAGCGAAACCAGCTGGATCATTTCCAGCAGGTCGACAGGCAACGGCGGCAGCTGCGTCGAGGCACGCCGCCAAGGTGGCCTGATCGAGGTCCGGAACAGCAACGCCCGCGAGGCCGGCACCGTGGTGTTCACGACCGAGGAGTGGGACTCGTTCCTGTTCGGCGCCAAGCGCGGCGAATTCGACCGGCTGCTGTCCGACTGA
- a CDS encoding RICIN domain-containing protein: MPIESFEGVVVLDDEGNLGLTDGDSDRSMFVFAPHDGKFQIKTAKVARGGEPECLGVKNNGSQSLTVAAVACDTGKADQLWDIAPTGKRDEDGDPIYSIANQSAFLQIGRSGLIVEELGDAPLLTTYTFADNGKSTLPKLD; the protein is encoded by the coding sequence GTGCCGATCGAGTCCTTCGAGGGCGTCGTGGTCCTCGACGACGAGGGCAACCTGGGCCTCACCGACGGTGACAGCGACCGCAGCATGTTCGTGTTCGCCCCGCACGACGGCAAGTTCCAGATCAAGACCGCGAAGGTGGCCCGCGGCGGCGAACCGGAGTGCCTCGGCGTCAAGAACAACGGCTCCCAGTCGCTGACGGTCGCCGCCGTCGCCTGTGACACCGGCAAGGCCGACCAGCTCTGGGACATCGCGCCGACCGGCAAGCGGGACGAGGACGGTGACCCGATCTACTCGATCGCCAACCAGAGTGCCTTCCTGCAGATCGGCCGGTCCGGCCTGATCGTCGAGGAACTGGGCGACGCCCCGCTGCTGACCACGTACACCTTCGCCGACAACGGCAAGTCGACCCTGCCGAAACTGGACTGA
- a CDS encoding alpha/beta hydrolase, with protein sequence MTTVPFDPELAAALSVISAQLPPSITPEMIQPMRQGATLAPVTDDELRRDGQFTVEERAVPGLDGDPDVTLLICRPTAATGTLGCLYHIHGGGMIIGDNRTGITEMLDLAEHFGLVVVSVEYRLAPETPHPGPVNDCYAGLLWTAKNAAALSVDPGRLIVVGGSAGGGLAAALALMARDLDGPDLLGQLLIYPMLDDRNDTASSVQMAGLGIWDRGSNRTGWSALLGEAAGGPDVSPYAAPARATDLSGLPPAFIDVGSAETFRDEDVAYATRIWQAGGRAELHVWPGAFHGFDAMVPSAALSQDARQARVRWLDRLLNS encoded by the coding sequence GTGACGACCGTTCCGTTCGACCCCGAACTCGCCGCCGCGCTCAGCGTCATCAGCGCACAGCTTCCCCCGTCCATCACGCCGGAGATGATCCAGCCGATGCGGCAGGGTGCCACCCTCGCCCCGGTCACCGACGACGAACTGCGGCGCGACGGCCAGTTCACCGTCGAGGAACGCGCCGTCCCCGGACTCGACGGCGACCCCGACGTCACGCTGCTGATCTGCCGGCCCACTGCGGCGACCGGCACCCTGGGCTGCCTATACCACATCCACGGCGGCGGAATGATCATCGGTGACAACCGGACCGGGATCACCGAGATGCTGGACCTGGCCGAACACTTCGGGCTGGTAGTGGTGTCGGTGGAGTACCGGCTCGCCCCCGAGACACCGCACCCCGGACCGGTGAACGACTGCTACGCGGGTCTGCTGTGGACCGCTAAGAACGCCGCCGCCCTGAGCGTCGACCCGGGGCGGCTGATCGTCGTGGGCGGCAGCGCCGGCGGTGGACTGGCCGCCGCGCTCGCGCTGATGGCCCGCGACCTCGACGGCCCGGACCTGCTCGGACAGTTGCTGATCTACCCGATGCTGGACGACCGGAACGACACGGCGTCATCCGTACAGATGGCCGGGTTGGGAATCTGGGATCGGGGTTCCAACCGCACCGGCTGGAGTGCGCTGCTCGGCGAGGCCGCCGGCGGACCGGACGTCTCCCCCTACGCCGCACCGGCCCGGGCCACCGACCTGTCCGGGTTGCCGCCCGCGTTCATCGACGTCGGCAGTGCGGAGACCTTCCGGGACGAGGACGTCGCCTACGCCACCCGGATCTGGCAGGCCGGCGGGCGCGCCGAACTGCACGTCTGGCCCGGCGCGTTCCACGGTTTCGACGCCATGGTGCCGAGCGCCGCGCTCTCCCAGGACGCCCGGCAGGCCCGGGTCCGCTGGCTCGACCGGCTCCTCAACTCGTAG
- a CDS encoding glycosyltransferase family 4 protein, whose product MNIRYLVHNAYGVGGTIRTIFNQAGAMSGEHDVEIASVYRTGEQPALPLDPRVRLVSLTDLKPDGTRWGSGSRPLRRTRVLPNPLPHGRDFRYRRWDPAVDLTVIRYMWAQRDAVLVTTRPGLNLLSAWFAPRRLTRIGQDHMNFGSYRERLRDRIVRAYPRLDAVTVLTRADLTAYQAALGPAVRVARIPNGIPARTGRPAPGRVPVVVAAGRLGRQKGFDMLIKAFEQVHEAHPEWELHIFGEGGWRPKLTRMIESRGLSGTIRLRGVTRDLDGEFAKASIFVLSSRKEGLPMVLLEAMNAGLPVVSFDCPTGPADVVDDGVNGLLIPAADVDALAAGITRLIEDAAVRDRLGAAARQSSADYEMPVVVPLWEDLFTASARAVVSGPSKRRRT is encoded by the coding sequence GTGAACATCCGGTATCTGGTGCACAACGCCTACGGCGTCGGCGGGACGATCCGCACGATCTTCAACCAGGCGGGCGCGATGTCCGGCGAGCATGACGTCGAGATAGCCAGCGTCTACCGCACCGGCGAGCAGCCCGCGCTGCCTCTCGACCCCCGGGTCCGGCTGGTCAGCCTCACTGATCTCAAACCGGACGGGACCCGGTGGGGGAGCGGTTCCCGCCCGCTGCGCCGGACCCGCGTGCTGCCGAACCCGTTGCCGCACGGCCGGGACTTCCGCTACCGGCGCTGGGACCCGGCGGTCGACCTCACGGTGATCCGGTACATGTGGGCCCAGCGGGACGCGGTGCTGGTCACCACCCGGCCGGGACTCAACCTGTTGTCGGCGTGGTTCGCGCCGCGCCGGCTGACCCGGATCGGGCAGGACCACATGAACTTCGGCAGCTACCGCGAACGTCTGCGCGACCGGATCGTGCGCGCCTACCCGCGGTTGGACGCGGTGACCGTGCTGACCCGGGCCGACCTGACCGCCTACCAGGCGGCGCTGGGTCCTGCGGTGCGGGTGGCCCGGATTCCGAACGGCATCCCGGCGCGCACCGGCCGGCCCGCCCCCGGCCGTGTGCCGGTCGTCGTGGCGGCCGGCCGGCTCGGCCGCCAGAAGGGCTTCGACATGCTGATCAAGGCCTTCGAGCAGGTCCACGAGGCTCACCCGGAATGGGAGCTGCACATCTTCGGCGAGGGCGGGTGGCGCCCGAAACTCACCAGAATGATCGAGAGCCGTGGCCTGAGCGGCACGATCCGGTTGCGGGGTGTGACCCGGGACCTGGACGGCGAGTTCGCCAAAGCCTCGATCTTCGTTCTCAGCTCCCGTAAGGAGGGCCTGCCGATGGTGCTCCTGGAGGCGATGAACGCGGGCCTGCCGGTGGTGTCGTTCGACTGCCCGACCGGCCCCGCCGACGTGGTCGACGACGGCGTCAACGGCCTGCTCATCCCCGCTGCGGACGTGGACGCCCTGGCCGCCGGGATCACTCGCCTGATCGAGGACGCCGCCGTCCGCGACCGGCTGGGCGCGGCGGCCCGGCAGTCCAGCGCCGACTACGAGATGCCGGTGGTCGTGCCGCTCTGGGAGGACCTGTTCACCGCCTCGGCCAGGGCGGTGGTGTCCGGGCCGTCGAAACGGCGGCGGACGTAG